The following proteins are co-located in the Microbulbifer sp. VAAF005 genome:
- a CDS encoding PLP-dependent decarboxylase, translating into MGALSDALVQQLGQNKKQLSTPCYIYSVKTAHDNYKQLKEALGTGLIYSLKANSCLDLILRCGHIFEDGIEIASIGELNLLPKGNSPRFVNNPSADKAFIRAAIASKCHLIIDNLNQLALVEELKARRPVNPVVLRLNPSILSHFDRNQKGLRKDHFGFDWNGCLEALDFCKKHEIPVLGFHLFRGSYSFNKGAFDTAKVALQVVYKFEEILGYPLSLANLGGGFDPNWREQEFDFEQYRNLIAEFPDHIKVVHESGRAIMGSAGYFVTEVRYKKSINGDKYAVCDGGMAQNFLLAKTESTFKRFQQPHVLRNGTPLKGNDEGQKVLLVGTSCNKEDVIGEVNNIGLREGDLVIFDGCGAYNASYTVEPFLKLPAPNSYLVE; encoded by the coding sequence ATGGGTGCACTGTCAGATGCGCTGGTTCAACAGTTGGGCCAAAACAAGAAACAGCTATCTACACCTTGTTATATCTATTCCGTTAAAACTGCTCACGATAACTACAAGCAGCTGAAGGAAGCGCTGGGCACGGGATTGATATACTCTCTAAAAGCCAATAGTTGTCTTGATTTAATACTTCGTTGTGGGCACATCTTTGAAGACGGTATTGAGATTGCATCTATAGGCGAACTAAATCTACTTCCCAAAGGGAATAGTCCCCGATTTGTCAATAACCCATCGGCAGATAAGGCCTTTATACGCGCTGCCATTGCGAGTAAGTGCCATTTAATTATCGACAACCTGAATCAATTAGCTTTGGTTGAGGAGTTGAAGGCAAGGCGGCCAGTAAACCCTGTCGTTTTAAGGCTTAATCCCTCAATCTTGAGCCACTTTGATAGAAATCAAAAGGGCCTAAGAAAAGATCATTTTGGTTTCGACTGGAATGGCTGCCTTGAGGCTTTGGATTTTTGCAAGAAACATGAGATTCCAGTTTTAGGTTTTCATTTGTTCAGGGGCTCATACTCCTTTAATAAAGGTGCTTTCGACACTGCCAAAGTGGCCTTGCAAGTTGTTTATAAGTTTGAGGAAATACTGGGATACCCTCTGTCATTAGCCAATCTAGGTGGTGGGTTTGACCCCAATTGGCGAGAGCAGGAGTTTGATTTTGAGCAATATAGAAATTTGATTGCTGAATTTCCAGATCATATCAAGGTAGTTCACGAGAGTGGTCGAGCAATTATGGGCTCAGCCGGTTATTTCGTCACGGAAGTTCGCTATAAAAAGTCCATTAACGGTGACAAGTACGCCGTATGTGATGGGGGAATGGCCCAAAATTTTCTGTTGGCGAAAACGGAAAGTACCTTTAAACGATTCCAGCAACCTCATGTTTTGCGTAATGGGACTCCTCTAAAAGGGAATGATGAGGGGCAGAAAGTCCTTTTAGTGGGCACTTCTTGCAATAAGGAAGATGTGATTGGGGAAGTCAACAATATTGGCCTTCGAGAAGGGGACTTAGTCATATTTGATGGATGTGGTGCCTATAACGCAAGTTATACCGTAGAACCTTTCCTCAAGTTGCCGGCTCCGAACTCTTATCTGGTGGAGTAG
- a CDS encoding class I adenylate-forming enzyme family protein — MFSLASLFEKVVEKCWQGRLENLDGEVLTAAHCENAWLSLTNEEVCFSAGDRILVCTQSEIEAVAIMLAAWKMGLVVVPAKGDLSHSSIKMIASDCNAKAIWRAGKIEALPDYQQECSEFEVSSTPVVTGVDLALVIYTSGSTGKPKGIMLTHQNVLTSLASISQYLGLTAQDRILCLSPLSFDYGLYQVLFALYSNCTTILYDKPFNPIQALKTISERDISVLPIVPAMGAALVKLVGLVKPDLSNLRSITNTGGHLSEYMIRAWKEYCPSLNVFSMYGLTECKRALYLEPELWEEKMGSVGKPIPGLDARVFIPHSEVSKFREAKADEVGELYVRGTAVMQGYYNPAAQGGAEIFSGRYRDDNWLATGDLFTRDQDGFFYFKGRSKDLIKQGGFCLFPKDLENHIDMCPLVHINAVIGTKDKLENEVATCVVELHENIADNQKQFRTWLKANIDTDYMPRDIRFVDGIQLTANSKVDRKRLEQDLQVHA, encoded by the coding sequence ATGTTTTCTCTTGCCAGCCTGTTCGAGAAAGTTGTGGAAAAATGTTGGCAAGGTCGTCTGGAAAATCTGGATGGCGAGGTTTTGACCGCGGCTCACTGTGAGAATGCGTGGCTCTCACTTACAAATGAAGAAGTTTGTTTCAGTGCTGGCGATCGCATTTTAGTGTGTACTCAGTCTGAAATAGAGGCGGTCGCCATTATGTTGGCGGCGTGGAAGATGGGGTTGGTGGTTGTACCTGCAAAGGGGGATCTGAGCCATTCTTCAATTAAAATGATCGCTTCAGACTGCAATGCCAAGGCGATATGGCGTGCTGGAAAAATTGAGGCCTTGCCCGATTATCAGCAGGAATGCTCAGAGTTTGAAGTGTCTTCTACTCCAGTGGTCACAGGCGTGGATCTGGCTCTGGTGATCTATACCTCAGGAAGTACTGGTAAGCCAAAAGGCATTATGCTTACCCATCAAAATGTTCTGACCTCCTTGGCCTCAATATCCCAATATTTGGGCCTGACAGCACAGGACAGAATTTTGTGCTTATCCCCTTTATCATTTGACTACGGTCTTTATCAGGTACTATTTGCGCTATATAGCAACTGTACAACCATCCTCTACGACAAACCATTTAACCCCATACAAGCCCTTAAAACGATTTCAGAGCGGGATATATCTGTTCTTCCGATCGTGCCAGCAATGGGGGCTGCCCTAGTGAAACTGGTGGGTTTGGTTAAACCTGACCTCAGCAACCTGCGCAGTATCACCAATACTGGGGGCCATTTATCTGAGTACATGATTCGCGCCTGGAAGGAGTACTGCCCAAGTCTAAATGTTTTCTCTATGTATGGTTTGACTGAGTGCAAGCGAGCCTTGTACTTGGAGCCAGAGCTTTGGGAAGAAAAGATGGGTTCAGTTGGCAAGCCGATCCCTGGCCTGGATGCACGTGTATTTATACCTCACTCAGAGGTCAGTAAATTTAGAGAAGCAAAAGCTGATGAGGTAGGTGAGCTTTATGTTCGTGGGACGGCAGTGATGCAAGGCTACTATAACCCCGCCGCTCAAGGTGGTGCAGAAATCTTTTCGGGCAGATATCGAGACGACAATTGGTTGGCGACGGGAGACCTTTTTACCCGTGATCAGGATGGCTTTTTCTATTTTAAAGGGCGTTCAAAAGACTTAATAAAACAAGGCGGATTTTGCCTGTTTCCAAAGGACTTGGAAAATCATATAGATATGTGCCCATTGGTGCATATCAATGCAGTCATCGGCACCAAAGATAAACTCGAAAATGAAGTGGCTACTTGTGTTGTGGAGCTTCATGAGAATATCGCTGACAATCAGAAGCAGTTTCGCACTTGGCTGAAAGCGAACATAGATACTGACTACATGCCAAGAGATATCAGGTTTGTTGATGGAATTCAATTAACCGCTAATAGCAAGGTCGATAGGAAGCGCTTAGAACAGGATTTACAAGTCCATGCCTAA
- a CDS encoding DUF1254 domain-containing protein, translating to MIRLLQYAFGSVGIFLLLTSSLPLCADLHPETLKSISTPDKVDSSIGTLEFRDGAPYPQTAEKLYDYLDHMRAVDSFLKGIQGASVHALMKGGRELGAKSANEVLIFDRLMNSESLFLTGNTSTIYTLAFLDLKRDGPTVFHSPPDVMGAFNDAWFRFVEDIGSSGPDKGRGGKFLLLPPDYKGNIPFGYIPIYPRSFRLWVFMRSPSNQPLPEAVQNIKDNLRIYPLAQKGNPPRMVFISASGKAFNTIHPNDYQFYKHLNEVVQYEWVGMLNPETRGLFASIGIEKGKAFSPDKRMTKILTDAVAIGNGIARSIVWYPRTDKSLSDIKIYPGTDSAWVMAFPGKNIFFNGPDGKTINSDARVSYFYPYTGVSPAMTAIEPGKGSDYAIAFVDENKEPFDGSRKYKLHLPPDVPVNAFWAVNIYDSQTRSMLKTSQPFPAVSSQSKGIRQNSDGSYDVYFGPKAPKGFEKNWLETLPNKGFFVILRLYGPLGPWLEKTWRPGEVEPTEY from the coding sequence TTGATTCGATTACTTCAGTACGCATTTGGGTCTGTCGGAATTTTTCTTCTGTTAACCAGCTCTCTGCCGCTTTGCGCCGATTTACATCCAGAGACTCTGAAATCAATCAGTACTCCAGATAAGGTGGACAGTAGTATTGGCACTCTCGAATTCCGCGATGGCGCTCCCTACCCCCAGACCGCAGAAAAGCTCTACGACTATTTGGATCATATGCGTGCGGTGGATAGTTTCCTCAAGGGAATTCAGGGAGCATCAGTACATGCTCTGATGAAAGGGGGAAGAGAGCTTGGCGCTAAGTCTGCCAATGAAGTGTTAATTTTCGATCGATTAATGAACTCTGAGTCTCTTTTTCTCACAGGCAATACTTCGACTATCTATACGCTGGCTTTTTTAGATCTAAAACGAGACGGACCAACTGTGTTTCACTCGCCGCCCGACGTTATGGGCGCGTTTAATGATGCCTGGTTCCGCTTTGTTGAAGATATCGGCTCCTCTGGCCCGGATAAGGGGCGCGGGGGAAAGTTTCTGTTACTGCCACCAGACTATAAAGGCAATATTCCCTTCGGCTACATTCCCATCTACCCTCGCTCCTTCCGACTGTGGGTGTTTATGCGCTCGCCAAGTAACCAGCCTTTGCCGGAGGCCGTGCAAAACATCAAAGACAACTTGAGAATCTACCCCCTGGCTCAAAAAGGTAACCCGCCAAGGATGGTCTTTATCAGTGCGTCTGGAAAGGCCTTCAACACCATCCACCCCAATGACTATCAATTCTATAAGCACCTTAATGAAGTCGTTCAATACGAGTGGGTTGGTATGCTTAACCCAGAAACGCGCGGCCTCTTTGCCTCAATAGGCATTGAAAAAGGGAAAGCCTTCAGTCCAGATAAAAGAATGACCAAAATTCTTACGGACGCAGTTGCAATTGGTAATGGTATAGCCCGCTCAATTGTTTGGTATCCACGGACAGACAAATCCCTCTCCGATATCAAAATCTACCCAGGCACAGATAGCGCCTGGGTAATGGCGTTTCCCGGCAAGAACATCTTCTTCAATGGCCCCGATGGCAAAACCATTAATAGTGACGCTCGAGTCAGCTACTTCTATCCCTATACCGGTGTCAGCCCAGCAATGACTGCTATTGAACCTGGCAAAGGTTCTGATTACGCCATTGCCTTTGTCGATGAAAACAAAGAGCCTTTTGATGGCTCTAGAAAATACAAATTGCATCTGCCCCCCGATGTACCGGTCAATGCCTTTTGGGCAGTAAATATCTACGACAGCCAAACGCGCTCAATGTTAAAAACCAGCCAACCCTTTCCCGCAGTAAGCAGCCAGTCGAAAGGGATAAGACAAAATTCCGATGGTTCTTATGACGTTTATTTTGGACCCAAGGCGCCAAAAGGGTTTGAGAAAAACTGGCTGGAGACCTTACCTAACAAAGGTTTTTTCGTAATCCTGAGACTGTATGGACCCTTGGGGCCATGGCTGGAGAAAACCTGGCGTCCTGGAGAGGTGGAGCCTACTGAATATTGA
- a CDS encoding AraC family transcriptional regulator, translating into MAEFGMPCDISPADSRLVSFVEVARLLETAACRLDRPDLGLCLASRQGVDRLGGIGVVACNAATPRKALLSVRRFLSLHSSSLSMQLEPLSEGDVLRIVFDWQDPALSSYRQIREQVLGNTLTMIRMLVETECCPQNVLLPHGPQMAEGDYCNYFGCEVLFSSGYCAMDFPAAFLDTPLKSADPVVERLAIHHLEQQSATLPVPLTVEIRQLLSEILPSGRSQLGTVAGALKLHPRTLQRRLSAEGLRFEELLDNVRRDLATRYLSDPNLALGQITGLLGYSEQSTFQRACRRWFAETPRNHRIRLAGSAIVGRPESP; encoded by the coding sequence TTGGCCGAGTTCGGTATGCCTTGTGATATCAGCCCGGCGGATTCCCGCTTGGTATCATTTGTTGAGGTCGCGCGCCTGCTGGAAACTGCAGCATGCCGGTTAGATCGCCCCGATTTGGGGCTGTGCCTCGCATCGCGACAAGGGGTGGACCGCTTGGGTGGGATAGGTGTAGTTGCATGCAACGCGGCCACTCCCCGGAAAGCCTTGCTATCCGTTAGGCGCTTTCTTTCTCTTCATAGTTCATCCCTCAGTATGCAACTGGAGCCATTAAGTGAGGGAGATGTACTACGTATTGTTTTTGATTGGCAGGACCCAGCTCTCAGTAGCTATCGCCAGATCCGGGAGCAGGTGCTGGGAAATACGCTGACGATGATACGGATGTTGGTAGAGACTGAGTGTTGCCCGCAAAACGTACTGCTGCCTCATGGTCCTCAAATGGCAGAGGGTGACTACTGCAATTACTTTGGCTGTGAGGTTCTGTTTAGCTCGGGCTATTGCGCGATGGACTTCCCAGCTGCATTTCTGGATACACCACTGAAGTCTGCCGATCCAGTGGTTGAGCGATTGGCCATTCACCATTTGGAGCAGCAGAGCGCGACGCTGCCGGTTCCTCTAACTGTAGAAATTCGACAATTGCTCAGTGAAATATTGCCCAGCGGCAGATCTCAGCTCGGCACTGTGGCAGGGGCGCTGAAGCTCCACCCCAGAACTTTACAGCGCCGCCTGTCTGCGGAAGGGCTTAGGTTCGAAGAGCTATTGGATAACGTGCGGCGGGATCTGGCGACTCGATACTTATCCGATCCGAATCTGGCCTTGGGGCAGATTACGGGTTTGTTGGGGTACTCCGAGCAGAGTACATTTCAGCGAGCTTGTCGACGTTGGTTTGCGGAGACTCCCCGGAATCACCGCATACGCCTTGCAGGCAGCGCAATTGTGGGGCGGCCAGAATCTCCGTAA
- a CDS encoding NAD(P)/FAD-dependent oxidoreductase — protein sequence MKSTHFDVLIIGAGLSGVGMACHLSRECPRRSFAIIERRAQVGGTWDLFKYPGIRSDSDMYSFGYDFQPWSGEKILADGPSIQKYIETTAEQYDVKKRIHFGINLTTANWSSTDRAWTLEGHNTESGSPVRYTCSFLIACTGYYDHKEGYLPQYPGIEHYQGKLIHPQQWPENLDYRSKRIIVIGSGATAVTLVPSLATTAQHVTMLQRSPSYIISVPSIDKISRVLSKFLPAPWVHRLGRWRNIKLQRWIFKAAKRWPNFIRKLLLKDVRKSLPANYDLSHFDPSYNPWDQRLCVVPDGDLFSSICSGKASVATGEIETFSDKGILLTSGQQLDADIVISATGLKLQVLGGIKLCIDGAPVAVNQKLTYKAVLMEGVPNISWVFGYTNAPWTLKADITARYICRLFKYMDTHNFQVCTAIDSEGSSEQGSVMSSLDSGYVKRADGELPRQGKRYPWRLLNNYEEDCKILLDSAIEDEFLTFVPHQSDTQKILKAKDKNNTSSIEVSSI from the coding sequence GTGAAATCGACTCATTTCGATGTATTAATTATCGGCGCGGGACTCTCAGGGGTAGGAATGGCTTGTCATTTAAGTCGCGAATGCCCCAGGCGCAGCTTCGCCATTATCGAGCGTCGGGCACAAGTGGGCGGCACTTGGGACCTATTTAAATACCCTGGCATTCGATCTGATTCCGATATGTACAGCTTCGGCTATGACTTCCAGCCCTGGTCCGGCGAGAAAATACTCGCGGATGGCCCATCTATCCAAAAGTATATTGAAACCACCGCAGAGCAATATGACGTTAAAAAGAGAATTCACTTTGGAATAAATTTAACTACGGCAAACTGGTCCAGTACAGACCGAGCTTGGACTCTGGAAGGTCACAACACCGAATCTGGCAGCCCAGTGAGATATACCTGTAGCTTTCTGATTGCCTGTACTGGGTATTACGACCATAAAGAGGGCTACTTGCCGCAATATCCAGGTATAGAACACTATCAAGGAAAACTGATTCACCCCCAACAGTGGCCAGAAAATCTGGACTACCGCAGCAAGCGTATTATCGTGATCGGCAGCGGCGCCACCGCTGTTACCCTGGTCCCCTCGCTCGCAACCACCGCCCAACATGTCACCATGTTGCAACGCTCCCCAAGCTATATCATTTCAGTTCCATCTATCGATAAAATCTCTCGTGTACTATCAAAATTTCTGCCAGCACCCTGGGTCCACAGGCTAGGACGCTGGCGCAATATCAAATTGCAGCGCTGGATTTTTAAAGCTGCTAAGCGCTGGCCTAACTTTATTAGAAAGTTACTATTAAAAGATGTAAGAAAAAGCCTTCCAGCTAATTACGATCTCAGTCACTTCGATCCCAGTTACAACCCCTGGGATCAACGTCTCTGCGTTGTACCTGACGGAGATCTGTTCTCCTCAATCTGCTCAGGGAAAGCTTCTGTTGCCACCGGTGAAATAGAAACCTTCTCAGATAAGGGTATCCTGCTTACGTCAGGGCAACAATTAGACGCAGACATTGTTATCAGTGCGACCGGATTAAAGTTACAAGTGCTAGGAGGTATCAAGCTCTGTATTGATGGTGCACCGGTAGCAGTCAATCAAAAGCTGACTTACAAAGCAGTGCTAATGGAGGGGGTTCCTAACATCTCATGGGTATTCGGCTATACCAACGCCCCCTGGACTCTTAAAGCAGACATTACCGCTCGCTATATTTGCCGATTATTCAAGTATATGGACACACATAACTTTCAAGTGTGTACAGCGATAGATAGCGAAGGCAGTTCTGAACAAGGTTCGGTAATGAGCAGCCTTGACTCTGGCTATGTAAAACGGGCAGATGGAGAACTCCCCAGACAGGGTAAGCGCTATCCATGGCGCCTGTTAAATAACTATGAGGAGGACTGTAAGATACTCCTTGATTCAGCGATTGAGGATGAATTTTTAACTTTTGTGCCGCACCAATCTGACACCCAGAAAATTCTAAAGGCAAAAGATAAAAACAACACATCCTCTATCGAAGTAAGCAGTATTTAA
- a CDS encoding DJ-1/PfpI family protein: MRSLIWAGLCSLLFSNMVWAHSTSKDAFHIGILLYDGAQTIDYAGPYEVFGQANYRLTTVSEDGGAITSAMGLKVAPDTSFDQDNQFDAVIIPGGSINEAMESPEVLQWIKEQSKQAQYVLSVCNGAFILASTGLLDGKKATTIRGAFDSFEKNFSDVELVKNKKFVDNGKFITTAGLSSGIDGALYLVSKVDTIEKAKSVAAKIEYLWVPEGGYIRGMMADKIMPNLGDLPESIQFVSKEYSYGSLEEWYTAFQLSGDVETVKAWLSEQMKENPEWRKGQGKSIDNKWVYQFSDDRTILQVDFVAPSDINPWVLKFSILDQAS, translated from the coding sequence ATGCGTTCTTTAATCTGGGCTGGCCTATGCTCGCTACTTTTTAGCAATATGGTCTGGGCCCACTCCACATCTAAAGATGCATTCCATATAGGGATATTGTTGTACGACGGTGCACAAACCATTGATTATGCCGGGCCCTATGAGGTTTTTGGGCAAGCCAATTATCGTTTGACAACGGTTTCGGAAGATGGTGGAGCCATTACTTCAGCCATGGGGCTTAAAGTGGCTCCAGATACCAGCTTTGATCAGGATAATCAATTTGATGCAGTAATTATCCCTGGGGGCAGTATTAATGAAGCAATGGAGAGCCCGGAAGTTTTGCAGTGGATTAAAGAGCAGTCCAAACAGGCTCAGTATGTTCTATCGGTATGTAACGGTGCTTTTATTTTGGCGAGTACCGGACTCCTGGATGGTAAGAAAGCAACCACCATTCGCGGAGCATTTGATTCTTTCGAGAAGAACTTCTCAGATGTTGAATTGGTAAAGAATAAAAAGTTTGTTGATAACGGAAAGTTTATTACTACAGCCGGCCTTTCATCTGGTATAGACGGCGCTTTATATCTGGTAAGCAAGGTTGATACGATTGAAAAAGCCAAAAGTGTCGCAGCGAAGATTGAGTACCTGTGGGTGCCAGAGGGGGGCTATATCCGGGGGATGATGGCGGATAAAATCATGCCAAACCTTGGTGATTTGCCTGAGTCAATTCAGTTTGTTTCTAAGGAGTATAGCTATGGTAGCCTGGAAGAATGGTACACCGCATTTCAGCTTTCCGGTGATGTGGAAACTGTAAAAGCCTGGTTAAGTGAGCAAATGAAAGAAAATCCCGAGTGGAGGAAGGGGCAGGGTAAGTCTATTGACAATAAATGGGTGTATCAGTTTTCTGATGATCGTACTATATTGCAAGTTGACTTCGTTGCTCCCTCTGATATCAATCCTTGGGTGCTTAAGTTCAGCATATTAGATCAAGCGTCATAA
- a CDS encoding phytanoyl-CoA dioxygenase family protein: MEAGKSTFSEMLKGFGSMGDAADFEISKVQAFQVLLMITVVLLYKLLILPWRGSKKKQMFDELDRLRNMTVSIPRENVSRDGGKDEFLTEEQICYFEKNGYLPPFQLVSEEQAANLRKEAEKAFSEDFQGVSYVGSKVREIEKRHGQWQIESAGLYQALRMKSFRELLRNPKLSRKLASLLGDEVMCWRSQFFDKFPGASGTIWHQNATFRETGKYAKLQPTKDTDPAVIQLTAWIALSESTIENGCLRFLPGSFSDARMDFLYSFIQDNKLFYISLLPFSFRYFFDVFKVVLFGQIFAKSILVFLTAAKLLGEDFFDKFKVKDMEMKPGECIVFSSLNMHASYPNTCKSNSRFSFVGRCTANHVRIAPGGKDIYSTAEGMVEYELPEVGSFQVYGRDTFGYNKILED; the protein is encoded by the coding sequence ATGGAAGCTGGCAAAAGTACTTTTTCGGAAATGCTGAAGGGATTTGGCTCTATGGGAGATGCTGCAGATTTTGAAATCTCCAAAGTGCAGGCTTTTCAGGTTCTATTGATGATCACTGTCGTTTTACTTTATAAGTTATTGATCCTCCCATGGCGTGGTTCGAAAAAGAAGCAGATGTTTGATGAGTTGGATAGGCTGAGAAATATGACAGTGTCTATTCCGAGGGAAAATGTCTCCAGAGATGGTGGTAAGGATGAGTTCCTAACAGAAGAGCAAATATGTTACTTTGAAAAAAATGGGTATCTGCCTCCATTTCAGTTAGTTTCTGAAGAGCAGGCAGCAAATTTGCGCAAGGAGGCTGAGAAAGCATTTTCGGAAGATTTTCAAGGGGTAAGCTATGTTGGCAGTAAAGTAAGAGAGATAGAAAAGCGACATGGGCAATGGCAAATTGAAAGTGCAGGTCTTTACCAGGCCCTGAGAATGAAATCTTTTAGGGAGCTACTGAGGAATCCAAAGTTATCGCGAAAGCTTGCCAGTCTATTGGGTGATGAGGTGATGTGTTGGCGATCTCAGTTTTTTGATAAATTTCCTGGTGCTAGCGGTACCATATGGCATCAAAACGCGACTTTTAGGGAAACTGGTAAATATGCGAAATTGCAACCTACAAAAGATACTGATCCTGCGGTAATACAGCTTACTGCCTGGATAGCTCTATCAGAATCCACTATTGAAAACGGCTGTTTGAGATTTTTGCCGGGGTCTTTTAGTGATGCAAGAATGGATTTTCTATATAGCTTTATCCAAGATAATAAATTGTTTTATATTTCCCTGCTTCCTTTTTCATTTCGGTATTTTTTTGATGTTTTTAAGGTGGTTTTATTTGGTCAGATTTTTGCTAAGAGTATATTAGTCTTTCTTACAGCGGCGAAGCTTTTAGGGGAGGATTTTTTTGATAAGTTTAAAGTTAAAGATATGGAGATGAAGCCGGGTGAGTGTATTGTGTTTTCATCTCTAAATATGCATGCATCATATCCAAATACATGCAAAAGTAATTCCCGGTTTTCTTTTGTGGGAAGATGTACGGCAAATCATGTACGGATTGCACCGGGAGGTAAGGATATATACTCAACAGCGGAGGGAATGGTGGAGTATGAACTTCCAGAGGTAGGTAGCTTCCAAGTGTATGGCAGGGATACTTTTGGCTACAACAAGATATTGGAAGATTAA
- a CDS encoding phytanoyl-CoA dioxygenase family protein, which translates to MAEKGKTLSEMLKGIGTLEESADFDVSWFRVVHICSAIVVLIAYRFLVAPWKGRKKIAFNTEMKSLKNLPLRLPDPILGSESETKYFLNENELEFFKQNGYLPPFSVVSEQEAAELKDLALDEYDKDFHGISFLGDKVHDIELKHGNWPIEDAGTYQALRLPQFRELLRKPQIAHRLASLLGEEVICWRTQFFHKLPDTEPTVWHQNATFRESGKFAKLQPTLDTDPAMIQLNAWVALSDSTRENGCLRLLPGSCADARISFLYEYIQNNRYFYLSQLPLSLSYLYAIAKIGFYGSIFAKSALVFFTAVEILGEDFFENFEVLDVEMKAGECLIFSALNMHASYPNITKSDCRFSFLGRCTTTHVKVSPSGKDRFPSAEGLVEFELPEVSSFQIYGGDSYGYNKILRN; encoded by the coding sequence ATGGCGGAGAAAGGAAAAACGCTTTCTGAGATGTTAAAAGGAATCGGTACACTGGAAGAAAGTGCTGATTTTGATGTTTCTTGGTTTCGAGTAGTACATATTTGTTCTGCAATTGTTGTGCTTATTGCATATCGATTTTTGGTTGCGCCATGGAAAGGTCGGAAAAAGATAGCATTCAATACAGAAATGAAATCGCTTAAGAACTTGCCGCTTCGGTTACCTGATCCAATATTGGGTAGTGAATCTGAAACTAAGTATTTCCTCAATGAGAATGAGTTAGAATTTTTCAAACAGAACGGTTATCTGCCCCCATTTTCCGTAGTTTCTGAACAGGAGGCTGCCGAGTTAAAAGATCTAGCTTTGGATGAGTATGATAAAGATTTCCATGGGATTAGCTTTCTTGGGGATAAAGTTCATGATATTGAATTGAAGCATGGAAATTGGCCGATAGAAGATGCTGGAACTTATCAGGCTTTGCGATTGCCTCAGTTCAGAGAGCTTCTAAGGAAACCGCAAATTGCACATCGACTGGCTAGTTTGTTGGGGGAGGAAGTGATTTGCTGGAGGACACAGTTCTTTCATAAGTTGCCAGATACTGAGCCGACAGTTTGGCATCAAAACGCGACCTTTAGAGAATCTGGAAAATTTGCCAAGCTTCAGCCAACCCTAGACACAGATCCAGCGATGATTCAGTTGAACGCATGGGTGGCGCTTTCCGATTCCACTCGTGAAAATGGCTGCTTGCGATTGCTTCCTGGATCATGTGCCGATGCCCGGATTAGTTTTTTATATGAATATATACAAAACAATAGATACTTCTATTTGTCGCAGCTTCCGCTTTCACTTTCTTATTTATACGCTATAGCAAAAATCGGTTTCTATGGCTCAATCTTTGCTAAGAGTGCGTTGGTTTTTTTTACGGCGGTAGAGATTTTAGGGGAAGATTTTTTTGAAAATTTTGAGGTTCTTGATGTTGAGATGAAAGCGGGGGAATGTCTTATCTTTTCTGCCTTAAATATGCATGCGTCTTACCCGAATATAACTAAAAGTGACTGTCGATTTTCCTTTCTGGGGCGATGTACAACAACTCATGTAAAGGTTTCCCCCTCCGGTAAAGATAGATTTCCTAGTGCTGAGGGGTTGGTTGAGTTTGAATTGCCAGAGGTTAGTTCTTTTCAAATATACGGTGGTGATTCTTATGGGTACAACAAAATATTGCGAAACTAG